Proteins encoded within one genomic window of Legionella sp. PC997:
- a CDS encoding dienelactone hydrolase family protein, producing the protein MHTSNYIYHDDGQELHGFVAYDNSSEGPRPAVLVVHDWSGRNEFACDKAKLLAKMGYVGFAVDMYGKGKLGSTTEEKQALMTPLVSDQALLRRRVQAGLTAVCSMSEVDSKKVAIIGFCFGGMCALELARSGAAVKGVVSFHGLLHKPGTIKSEPIKAKILALHGYDDPMVKPDTVHVFCKEMTDAHVDWQMHMYGHVQHAFTNPLAHDTQLGTIYNSVAAQRSWQAMSNFLQEVLGK; encoded by the coding sequence ATGCATACTTCAAATTATATTTATCATGATGATGGACAGGAGCTCCATGGATTTGTTGCTTATGACAATTCTTCGGAAGGCCCACGTCCTGCTGTGCTGGTTGTCCATGATTGGTCTGGTCGCAATGAATTTGCGTGCGACAAGGCAAAATTATTAGCCAAGATGGGTTATGTGGGTTTCGCTGTAGATATGTATGGGAAGGGAAAACTGGGTTCCACTACAGAAGAGAAACAGGCGTTAATGACCCCTTTAGTTTCTGATCAGGCTCTATTACGACGTCGTGTTCAAGCTGGATTGACTGCTGTTTGCTCTATGTCTGAGGTTGATAGTAAGAAAGTTGCAATTATTGGTTTTTGTTTTGGAGGAATGTGTGCTCTTGAGTTGGCTAGATCGGGAGCAGCTGTCAAAGGTGTAGTTAGTTTTCATGGTTTGCTGCACAAACCTGGAACTATAAAATCTGAACCGATCAAAGCTAAAATTCTAGCGTTGCATGGTTATGATGATCCTATGGTTAAACCCGATACAGTTCATGTATTTTGCAAAGAAATGACAGATGCGCATGTAGATTGGCAAATGCATATGTATGGACATGTGCAACATGCGTTTACTAACCCCTTGGCACATGATACCCAATTAGGAACGATTTACAACTCAGTTGCTGCGCAACGTTCATGGCAAGCAATGAGCAATTTCTTGCAAGAGGTTTTGGGAAAATAA
- a CDS encoding Pls/PosA family non-ribosomal peptide synthetase, translated as MKLHHFFEQSVDNCSDNIALICDNSFISYQELEHRANQLAHYLHENTISKGSIVGILFERSIECYIAILATLKTGAAYVPIEVDYPNERINYIFSDLPFDAVLTSSLQLAQKNLEWPTYYAIDQLAEEISRYPTKRLILQEDLTANDLCYIIYTSGSTGKPKGVEITQRSICHYVEVASKLYDIKSNDKVYQGFSLAFDASLEEFWMAFANGATLVACTAKEVRSGLGLVSFLQQHRVSVFSTVPTLLSTLEGQLPDLRILILGGESCPSSLVKRWSREGLRIINTYGPTEATIIATYAECNPKEEVTIGKPLPGYEVLIVDEQLREVAEGEEGELCIAGVALARGYVNRPEDTAKKFVFNPLNHKQRLYRTGDLVSRAPNGDLLFAGRIDDQIKLRGFRIELNEIETVIMQYTGIKQAVVSLQTLEQPTLVAYLILDIKNAFDVNEFKSFLRSRLPDYMLPSLIEILETFPVLASGKVNRKELPKPVQKSERVYIAPESELAKEIARAWEKVFDCKNISISADFFYDLGGHSLHAAKVISNLRKIPVLKNISILDLYKNPTIQLLEQKFNDPCLNPQTDEQQAPKKKYKVPQWKYYLCGVGQFFGCLLQYAVGTLQLLAVILCYSWVSSEYSIISRELQLAFLGLFLSMPIISLFITIGLKWILLGRIKPGEYPLWGWFYYRWWLVQRLQKNLFLAKFLVGSPLAGIYYRLLGAKIGKNCYLGSMQISAHDLLTIGDNTSIGADSRLNGYIIEDGWLKIGSISIGNNCYIGSRAVVGLNAQIEDYAVLDEMSMLPDQGLIPQGSYFAGSPAVPGTIPADHITRKKVAIEESTLLENTLFGILHYLGVVFVMGVYYLCLIPSISLISYYYDQSHYFTTMFFAIPLGAILFLGLYYLCIVLSKKIILDKIKPGNYPLKSFYYFRHWLIVKLLDGDEISIMADTLFMPAFLRLLGAKLGKGVEMGETPHIIPDLVTIDEGGFTASSVALAWPGVYNGFISFAPVSIGRRGFVGNVSLLSAGKSIGEGALIGCLSVTPSDGRASEPHSAWLGSPAVFLPKRELFVGFSDKETFYPSKKLYFMRLFIELIRVILPSTFSLIALFNMLYVLDYMLSEYSWLVTALVLPPVEMFITVCLVGVLVGLKWIMLGKLKPLTKPIWDPFIWKNDVIEYSYNYYTNPHWTNKVLGTPFALWVHRCLGTKAGKRVFTDSAEFSEFDLITIGDDVCINAETIIQTHLYEDRIFKVSNVTIGSGCNVGVGSIVLYNTLMENNSSLGSLSLLMKGERLPENTHWAGIPAQSTALGRSYPQVAQQRAPEESPEVLPELL; from the coding sequence ATGAAATTGCATCACTTCTTTGAGCAATCTGTTGATAATTGTTCAGACAATATTGCTTTGATTTGCGATAATTCATTTATTTCCTATCAGGAGTTAGAACATCGCGCTAATCAATTGGCCCATTATCTCCACGAAAATACAATCTCCAAGGGTAGCATTGTAGGCATTCTATTCGAGCGATCGATAGAATGCTATATTGCTATATTGGCGACATTAAAAACGGGTGCAGCTTATGTACCTATTGAAGTAGATTATCCCAACGAACGAATTAACTATATTTTTTCCGATCTACCCTTTGATGCAGTTTTAACTTCCTCGTTACAATTAGCCCAGAAAAATTTGGAATGGCCAACTTATTATGCAATAGATCAATTGGCCGAAGAAATTTCTCGATACCCAACAAAGCGATTAATTCTTCAAGAAGATTTAACGGCTAATGACTTGTGTTACATCATTTATACTTCAGGTTCAACTGGAAAACCTAAAGGAGTTGAAATTACTCAGCGTAGTATTTGTCACTATGTTGAAGTTGCGAGCAAACTATATGATATAAAGAGTAATGATAAGGTATATCAAGGTTTTTCTTTGGCATTTGATGCTTCTTTGGAAGAATTTTGGATGGCTTTTGCCAATGGTGCCACCCTGGTTGCTTGTACTGCTAAAGAAGTTCGCTCAGGCTTAGGTCTCGTTTCCTTCTTACAACAACATCGAGTTAGTGTTTTTTCAACCGTCCCTACGTTATTGTCTACTCTAGAAGGACAATTACCTGATCTCCGCATACTTATTTTAGGCGGAGAGTCTTGCCCCTCCAGTTTGGTGAAGCGTTGGAGTAGAGAAGGGCTACGGATAATTAATACTTACGGTCCCACGGAAGCAACCATTATTGCTACTTATGCAGAATGTAACCCTAAGGAAGAGGTTACCATTGGTAAACCCTTGCCCGGTTATGAAGTTCTCATTGTTGATGAACAATTACGAGAAGTAGCTGAAGGAGAAGAAGGCGAGTTGTGTATTGCTGGAGTTGCTTTGGCTCGTGGTTATGTCAATCGCCCCGAAGATACTGCAAAGAAATTTGTTTTTAATCCGTTAAATCACAAACAGCGCTTATATCGAACAGGGGATTTAGTTTCAAGAGCTCCTAATGGTGATCTTCTCTTCGCTGGACGAATAGACGATCAAATCAAGTTGCGTGGATTTCGTATTGAATTAAACGAAATTGAAACAGTAATCATGCAATATACTGGCATAAAACAAGCCGTGGTTTCTTTGCAAACCCTTGAGCAACCGACACTTGTAGCTTATTTAATCCTTGATATTAAAAATGCCTTTGATGTAAATGAATTTAAATCATTTTTGAGGTCGCGCTTACCTGATTATATGCTTCCATCGCTAATTGAAATTTTGGAAACGTTTCCAGTTTTAGCCAGCGGTAAAGTGAATCGCAAAGAGCTTCCTAAACCCGTGCAAAAATCAGAGAGAGTTTATATAGCACCTGAGTCTGAGCTTGCAAAAGAAATCGCTCGCGCCTGGGAAAAGGTATTTGATTGTAAAAATATTTCAATAAGTGCAGACTTTTTCTATGATTTGGGTGGACATTCCTTACATGCAGCAAAGGTCATATCTAATTTACGCAAAATACCGGTGTTAAAAAATATTTCCATTCTGGATTTATATAAAAATCCAACAATTCAACTATTAGAACAGAAGTTTAATGATCCTTGCCTTAATCCACAAACCGATGAGCAACAAGCACCCAAGAAAAAATACAAAGTGCCACAATGGAAATATTATTTATGCGGTGTAGGTCAATTTTTTGGGTGTTTATTGCAATATGCAGTGGGAACCTTACAACTATTGGCTGTTATTTTATGTTACAGCTGGGTTAGCTCTGAATATTCAATTATATCTAGAGAATTACAGCTTGCTTTCCTAGGCTTGTTTTTGTCCATGCCAATCATTTCGTTATTTATTACGATTGGTTTGAAGTGGATTTTACTGGGACGCATTAAACCTGGCGAATATCCACTTTGGGGATGGTTCTATTATCGTTGGTGGTTAGTGCAAAGGCTGCAAAAGAATTTATTTTTAGCTAAGTTTTTAGTGGGTTCGCCCTTAGCTGGTATTTATTATCGCTTACTAGGAGCTAAAATAGGTAAAAACTGTTATCTAGGGTCGATGCAGATCTCTGCTCATGATTTGTTAACCATAGGGGATAACACTTCGATTGGTGCGGACAGTAGACTTAATGGATATATCATTGAGGATGGTTGGTTAAAAATAGGTTCCATCAGTATAGGCAATAATTGTTATATTGGTTCACGTGCAGTAGTAGGGTTAAATGCACAAATTGAAGATTATGCTGTTTTGGATGAAATGTCCATGCTGCCTGATCAAGGCTTAATTCCGCAAGGATCTTATTTTGCAGGCTCCCCAGCAGTGCCAGGTACTATTCCCGCAGATCACATTACTCGGAAGAAAGTTGCGATTGAAGAATCTACCCTGTTGGAAAATACTCTTTTTGGTATTTTGCATTACTTAGGCGTTGTTTTTGTCATGGGGGTTTATTATTTATGCTTAATTCCCTCAATCTCATTGATTAGCTATTACTACGATCAGAGTCATTATTTCACCACAATGTTTTTTGCCATACCTTTAGGGGCAATCTTATTTTTAGGGCTATATTATTTATGCATTGTACTCAGTAAAAAAATTATTTTGGATAAGATAAAACCCGGCAATTATCCTTTAAAGAGCTTTTATTACTTCCGTCATTGGTTGATAGTGAAATTATTGGATGGGGATGAAATCTCGATTATGGCAGATACCTTGTTTATGCCTGCTTTTTTAAGATTACTCGGAGCAAAATTAGGTAAGGGCGTAGAAATGGGGGAAACCCCTCATATTATTCCTGATCTAGTCACTATAGATGAAGGTGGTTTTACAGCCAGTTCTGTCGCTCTAGCTTGGCCAGGTGTTTATAATGGTTTTATTTCTTTTGCCCCGGTTTCTATTGGACGTAGAGGCTTTGTAGGAAATGTTAGTTTATTATCTGCGGGCAAATCCATTGGCGAGGGTGCTCTTATAGGATGTTTGTCGGTGACCCCCTCTGACGGCAGGGCATCAGAACCTCATTCTGCTTGGCTTGGTTCACCTGCTGTGTTTTTACCGAAGCGCGAGCTCTTTGTGGGCTTTTCTGATAAAGAGACCTTTTATCCCTCCAAAAAACTCTATTTCATGCGCCTATTTATTGAGTTGATACGTGTTATTTTACCCTCGACATTTTCATTAATAGCATTATTTAATATGTTGTATGTCTTGGATTACATGTTAAGTGAATACTCCTGGCTTGTGACCGCATTGGTTCTCCCACCCGTAGAAATGTTTATTACGGTTTGTCTTGTTGGAGTATTGGTTGGCTTAAAATGGATAATGTTAGGTAAATTAAAACCTTTAACCAAGCCTATATGGGATCCTTTTATTTGGAAGAATGATGTGATCGAATATTCGTACAACTATTATACGAATCCGCATTGGACCAATAAAGTTTTAGGCACTCCTTTTGCACTTTGGGTGCATCGTTGTTTAGGAACTAAAGCGGGGAAGAGGGTTTTCACAGACAGTGCTGAATTTTCTGAATTTGATCTGATTACTATTGGTGATGATGTATGTATTAATGCAGAGACAATAATTCAAACTCATCTCTACGAGGATAGAATATTTAAAGTTTCAAATGTTACTATTGGCTCTGGGTGTAATGTGGGTGTTGGTTCAATTGTTCTCTATAACACCTTGATGGAAAATAATTCTTCTTTGGGTAGTCTCTCTTTATTAATGAAGGGTGAACGTTTACCTGAAAATACCCATTGGGCTGGTATTCCTGCCCAATCCACTGCACTTGGTAGGTCATACCCACAAGTGGCTCAGCAGCGTGCTCCTGAAGAAAGCCCAGAAGTGCTTCCGGAATTATTATAA
- the panC gene encoding pantoate--beta-alanine ligase, protein MKIFHDLKEWISFRRTLSTQSTLGFAPTMGNLHAGHASLFLASQRENHYTVSSLFVNPTQFNQTDDFKNYPRTLEADLKIMEDTGVDFCILPDEHSVYADEYNYQVSEHQLCQLMEGTHRPGHFNGVLTVVMKLLNLTKPHRAYFGEKDYQQYLLIQGMVHAFFMDIEIKACPTIREPSGLAYSSRNNRLNQDQKALAEEFAKIFQYKELTCEQIIEKLTQKGIMVEYVEEHHDRRFAAVRIDNIRLIDNYLLR, encoded by the coding sequence ATGAAAATTTTTCACGATCTAAAAGAATGGATAAGTTTTCGTAGGACTTTATCCACTCAATCCACTTTAGGCTTTGCCCCAACAATGGGTAATTTGCATGCAGGTCATGCATCTTTGTTTTTAGCCAGTCAAAGAGAGAATCACTACACTGTTTCCAGTTTATTTGTAAATCCTACCCAATTTAATCAAACCGACGACTTTAAAAATTACCCTCGAACATTAGAAGCGGATCTTAAAATTATGGAAGATACGGGTGTCGATTTTTGCATTCTTCCCGATGAACATTCAGTGTATGCGGATGAATACAACTATCAAGTGAGTGAACACCAACTTTGTCAACTCATGGAAGGGACCCATAGACCGGGACATTTTAATGGGGTATTAACGGTAGTTATGAAACTTTTGAACTTGACTAAACCTCATCGGGCCTATTTCGGTGAAAAAGATTACCAACAATACTTATTGATTCAAGGTATGGTTCATGCTTTTTTTATGGATATTGAAATTAAAGCATGTCCGACGATCCGTGAACCGAGTGGATTGGCTTACAGTTCACGAAATAACCGTCTCAATCAAGATCAAAAAGCTCTAGCTGAAGAGTTTGCCAAAATATTTCAGTACAAAGAGCTCACATGTGAGCAAATCATCGAAAAGCTAACTCAAAAAGGGATTATGGTAGAGTATGTGGAAGAACATCACGATCGACGTTTTGCTGCCGTACGAATCGACAACATACGCTTGATTGATAATTATTTATTAAGGTAA
- the panB gene encoding 3-methyl-2-oxobutanoate hydroxymethyltransferase encodes MKIHDFKRKKEEHQKISVITCYDYPSACIVAESNIDCVLVGDSVAMAVHGHETTVTATMEMMILHTQAVARGLKQQFLISDLPFLCHKGSLSHTVNNVRSLLQAGAQAVKIEGADADTCQTISYLVKAGVPVIGHIGLTPQSIHQLGGYKVQGKNKEQAEQLIEQARQLETAGCFALVIECVPQQLALTITNSITIPTIGIGAGSHTDGQVLVWHDMLGLQTEFNPKFVKRYLQGKEILLTALNDYAQQVQQVSFPTAEHSF; translated from the coding sequence ATGAAAATTCATGATTTCAAACGTAAAAAAGAAGAACACCAAAAAATTTCAGTGATCACTTGTTATGATTATCCTTCTGCCTGCATTGTAGCTGAATCAAATATCGATTGTGTACTCGTCGGAGATTCTGTAGCTATGGCAGTTCATGGCCATGAAACAACCGTTACTGCGACCATGGAGATGATGATACTTCATACCCAAGCTGTAGCACGGGGGCTGAAACAACAATTTTTGATTAGTGATTTGCCCTTTTTATGCCATAAAGGTTCTCTGAGTCACACTGTAAACAATGTAAGAAGCTTGTTACAGGCAGGTGCGCAGGCCGTGAAAATTGAAGGAGCGGATGCAGATACCTGTCAAACGATTTCTTATCTTGTGAAGGCGGGTGTGCCCGTTATAGGACATATCGGTTTAACCCCTCAATCCATCCATCAATTAGGGGGTTATAAAGTGCAGGGAAAAAATAAAGAGCAAGCAGAACAACTTATTGAGCAAGCTCGTCAGTTAGAGACGGCTGGATGCTTTGCCCTAGTCATCGAATGTGTTCCCCAACAACTCGCGCTGACAATAACTAATTCAATAACTATACCTACTATTGGAATTGGAGCAGGTTCTCATACTGACGGCCAAGTGCTTGTCTGGCATGATATGCTTGGTTTACAAACAGAATTCAACCCTAAGTTTGTCAAACGATACCTTCAGGGTAAAGAAATTCTATTGACTGCATTAAATGATTACGCCCAACAGGTTCAACAAGTTAGTTTTCCAACAGCGGAACATTCATTTTAA
- a CDS encoding alpha/beta hydrolase, whose translation MQITEKLSLPGEHPLFLQGAIGKLEAVITVPEQNHTDYIAFLGHPHSLQGGTMNNKVVTTLARVFRELDIPSVRFNFRGVGQSEGSYDAGVGESEDILVWVRELQEEHPEKKLIFAGFSFGSYVTYRAAAQSDSKLLISVAPAVNHYNYHEFNPMPSPWLIVQGDEDEVVPPALVFDFAAKAAIPLIQFANTGHFFHGKLIELKAKLLEYIRSQVVL comes from the coding sequence ATGCAAATCACTGAAAAATTATCCCTCCCAGGCGAGCATCCTTTATTTTTGCAAGGAGCGATTGGGAAACTGGAGGCAGTTATAACTGTCCCAGAGCAGAACCATACCGACTATATTGCTTTTTTAGGCCATCCTCACTCCCTTCAGGGTGGCACTATGAATAATAAAGTAGTGACCACTTTAGCACGTGTCTTTAGAGAATTAGACATCCCTTCTGTACGTTTTAATTTTCGTGGAGTGGGTCAATCTGAAGGGTCTTATGATGCGGGAGTAGGTGAAAGCGAGGATATCCTGGTGTGGGTTCGTGAGTTGCAAGAAGAGCACCCCGAGAAGAAACTAATTTTTGCGGGCTTTTCTTTTGGTTCTTATGTGACTTATCGTGCTGCGGCCCAATCTGATTCCAAATTATTAATTTCCGTAGCTCCGGCAGTTAATCATTATAATTACCATGAATTTAATCCTATGCCATCTCCTTGGCTTATTGTTCAGGGCGATGAAGATGAAGTTGTTCCACCCGCTTTAGTTTTTGATTTTGCTGCCAAAGCCGCAATCCCGTTGATTCAGTTTGCAAACACCGGACATTTTTTTCATGGTAAATTAATTGAACTCAAAGCAAAGCTCCTGGAATATATTCGCTCTCAGGTTGTTTTATAA
- the zapE gene encoding cell division protein ZapE: protein MNLITQYEAAIQCGDIDDDPLQRDILTHLESLAYQVKKSNSSWLYPLIKPRIKGVYLYGPVGVGKTYLIDLFYDCLEEKKKARFHFHHFMQQVDAQLRRLQGQKNPLRQIAKELAKTTRVLCFDEFMVHDVAYAMILAELLQSLIAYGVILVISSNIPPDELYRNGVHRKRFLPAITAIKEHCEVLHLNEQRDYRVGRAPLLDAYLFPLNEHTTQVMEQQFKLLVSEFKENGTITIQNREIPYLKLAEQSIWFDFDILCNLPRSQLDYLEIADKFDTIFLSEVPALTVNHTLQTIMFIHFIDVMYDRGINIIISAEVAVEELYVEGEMQETFKRTLSRLLEMQSVDYLARHPKRELKELISK, encoded by the coding sequence ATGAATTTGATTACTCAATATGAAGCCGCAATTCAGTGCGGTGACATTGATGATGACCCTCTGCAACGCGACATCTTGACGCATTTGGAGAGTCTTGCCTATCAGGTGAAAAAATCAAATTCGTCCTGGCTTTATCCCTTAATTAAACCTCGAATTAAAGGGGTATATCTTTATGGGCCTGTTGGTGTAGGAAAAACGTATTTAATTGATTTATTTTATGATTGCCTCGAAGAGAAAAAGAAGGCTCGCTTTCATTTCCATCATTTCATGCAACAGGTGGATGCTCAGTTAAGACGCTTACAAGGACAAAAAAATCCTCTTCGCCAAATTGCTAAGGAGTTGGCCAAAACGACTCGGGTACTGTGTTTTGATGAGTTTATGGTCCATGATGTCGCCTATGCCATGATTTTAGCGGAGTTATTGCAATCTTTAATTGCTTATGGGGTGATTTTGGTTATTTCTTCGAATATACCCCCCGATGAATTATATCGCAATGGAGTTCATCGGAAACGTTTTTTACCCGCGATTACCGCAATTAAAGAACATTGTGAGGTGCTCCATTTAAATGAGCAAAGAGATTATCGAGTGGGGAGAGCTCCACTGCTAGATGCTTATTTATTTCCTTTAAATGAGCATACAACCCAAGTGATGGAGCAACAATTCAAGCTTTTGGTGAGTGAATTTAAAGAAAATGGCACCATTACGATACAGAATCGCGAGATTCCTTATCTCAAACTTGCAGAACAATCGATTTGGTTTGACTTTGATATTCTTTGTAATTTGCCGCGTAGTCAATTGGATTATCTAGAGATTGCAGATAAATTTGATACCATTTTCTTAAGTGAAGTTCCTGCATTAACCGTCAATCATACCTTACAAACGATTATGTTCATTCATTTTATCGATGTGATGTATGATCGCGGGATTAATATTATCATTTCTGCAGAGGTAGCAGTTGAGGAGTTATATGTCGAAGGAGAAATGCAGGAGACTTTCAAGCGGACATTAAGCCGTTTGCTGGAAATGCAGTCGGTAGATTATCTGGCACGCCATCCCAAAAGAGAGCTTAAGGAGTTGATTTCAAAATAG
- a CDS encoding FeoA family protein yields MINITELIQGDRVRLTSFGATGVQYRRRLLSLGVTCGTEFLVVRMAPLGCPIQIEVRGTSLTLRKEEASQLILERI; encoded by the coding sequence ATGATAAATATTACAGAATTAATACAAGGTGATAGAGTACGGTTAACCAGTTTTGGTGCTACTGGGGTGCAATACAGACGCAGACTTTTATCTTTGGGAGTTACTTGCGGCACTGAATTTTTAGTTGTGCGAATGGCCCCTTTAGGATGTCCTATCCAAATTGAAGTCAGAGGAACTTCCTTAACATTGCGCAAGGAAGAAGCGAGCCAACTGATTTTGGAGCGTATATGA
- the feoB gene encoding Fe(2+) transporter permease subunit FeoB, giving the protein MTHVLLVGNPNCGKTTLFNALTGDNQRIGNWPGVTVEKKTGSFLVAQQRIEVTDLPGIYSLIAHADGISQDEEIAAQSVVTIEADCIINVIDACHLERHLYLTTQILELGKPVLLALNMMDIAQQRGISIDPKALSQQLGCPVIPIQAHKKIGIAQLMQEVTRLPQAATPLLFPLATPIQQTLMTLENTLIHQGYSKSRAYYYARRLAEGDKLLSDKTIAQDLTLLNEVDPNLDVLLADARYQKIHEIVTVVQKKGSDASEHFTAKLDKIMLHRFFALPIFFAMMYLMFLFAINVGGAFQDFFDISTDTIFVQGTSWLLHQIDAPNWVIALLANGVGKGINTTLTFIPVIAAMFFFLSLLETSGYMARAAFVVDKAMRKMGLPGKSFVPMIVGFGCNVPAIMAARTLDSERDRLLTVMMSPFMSCSARLAIYAVFVAAFFPSGGQNIVFSLYLIGILMAVLTGFLLRKTTLKGHASPLILELPAYHKPALKRLLKETLLRLRFFVVRAGKLIVPICVILGGLNAITIDGGINSGEASTQSLLSLMGQSITPLFAPMGIHQDNWPATVGLLTGMLAKEVVVGTLNSLYAQMGHVTEIAAAHFDFWDGIKTAFWTIPQNLAQLGSALVNPILASAADNPVSQSVYGIMAERFDGKIGAYAYLLFVLLYIPCVSTMAVIRQEANKKYMWISVIWSFVVAYGTAVSFYQIAKWMQNSEQKTFVILALILIFFIGMRQYTKRSTRRHNAVANT; this is encoded by the coding sequence ATGACTCATGTGTTATTGGTCGGCAATCCTAATTGTGGCAAGACCACTTTGTTTAATGCATTAACGGGTGATAATCAGCGCATAGGAAACTGGCCTGGCGTAACCGTCGAAAAGAAAACAGGGTCGTTTTTGGTCGCGCAACAACGGATTGAAGTAACTGATTTGCCAGGAATTTATTCTCTTATAGCTCATGCAGATGGCATCAGTCAGGATGAAGAAATTGCGGCTCAATCTGTTGTTACTATCGAAGCGGATTGCATCATTAATGTGATCGATGCGTGTCATCTTGAGCGGCATTTATATTTGACCACCCAGATTTTGGAATTAGGAAAACCCGTGCTGCTTGCGTTAAATATGATGGATATTGCTCAGCAAAGAGGAATCTCCATCGATCCAAAGGCTTTGTCACAACAATTAGGTTGTCCTGTTATTCCAATCCAAGCACATAAAAAAATAGGCATTGCACAATTGATGCAGGAAGTGACACGATTGCCTCAAGCAGCGACTCCCCTGCTATTTCCCCTAGCCACACCCATACAACAGACATTAATGACCTTGGAAAATACCTTAATTCATCAAGGTTATAGTAAATCGCGTGCTTATTATTATGCCCGTAGACTCGCAGAGGGAGATAAACTCTTATCTGATAAGACAATTGCTCAAGATTTAACTTTATTGAATGAAGTGGATCCTAATCTGGATGTATTATTGGCTGATGCGCGATATCAAAAAATACATGAAATAGTTACAGTCGTGCAAAAAAAGGGTAGTGATGCCAGCGAACATTTCACTGCAAAACTCGATAAGATAATGTTGCATCGTTTTTTTGCTCTCCCTATATTTTTTGCCATGATGTACTTAATGTTTTTATTTGCAATTAATGTAGGTGGTGCTTTTCAGGATTTTTTTGATATCAGTACCGATACAATATTTGTTCAAGGAACCTCCTGGTTATTGCATCAAATCGATGCACCGAATTGGGTCATCGCTTTATTGGCAAATGGTGTGGGCAAAGGAATTAATACCACATTAACGTTCATCCCCGTTATTGCAGCCATGTTTTTCTTCTTATCCTTGTTAGAAACATCAGGTTATATGGCAAGAGCTGCTTTTGTAGTGGATAAGGCGATGCGAAAGATGGGTTTACCAGGTAAGTCATTTGTACCGATGATTGTTGGTTTTGGATGCAACGTTCCTGCAATTATGGCCGCGCGTACTTTAGATTCAGAACGCGATCGCTTATTAACAGTAATGATGAGTCCTTTTATGTCGTGTAGTGCTCGTTTGGCTATTTATGCGGTATTTGTTGCTGCATTTTTTCCATCGGGTGGACAGAATATAGTATTTTCTTTGTACCTTATAGGAATCTTGATGGCAGTATTAACGGGATTCCTCTTGCGTAAAACTACTTTAAAGGGGCATGCATCCCCGTTAATTTTGGAATTACCGGCATATCATAAGCCCGCACTCAAACGTTTACTTAAAGAAACGCTTCTGCGTTTACGTTTTTTTGTAGTGCGTGCAGGGAAATTAATTGTACCAATCTGTGTTATTTTAGGTGGCTTAAATGCCATTACTATAGATGGTGGAATTAACTCTGGTGAAGCCAGTACTCAATCATTGCTCTCTTTAATGGGGCAATCAATAACTCCTTTATTTGCCCCCATGGGAATTCATCAAGATAATTGGCCTGCAACAGTAGGGTTACTGACGGGTATGTTGGCCAAAGAAGTGGTCGTGGGTACATTAAATTCACTTTACGCGCAAATGGGTCATGTGACTGAAATTGCTGCGGCACACTTTGATTTTTGGGATGGAATTAAAACAGCTTTTTGGACAATCCCACAAAATTTAGCACAATTGGGTTCTGCCTTGGTAAATCCTATATTGGCTAGTGCTGCAGATAATCCGGTATCACAGTCAGTATATGGAATAATGGCAGAGCGGTTTGATGGTAAAATAGGGGCTTATGCATATCTGCTGTTTGTCCTTCTTTATATCCCTTGTGTCTCTACGATGGCAGTAATACGTCAAGAAGCAAATAAGAAATATATGTGGATCTCTGTGATTTGGTCTTTTGTTGTTGCGTATGGTACAGCGGTTTCATTTTATCAAATTGCTAAATGGATGCAAAATTCAGAACAAAAGACGTTCGTAATTCTTGCATTAATTCTCATTTTTTTTATAGGAATGCGTCAATACACTAAACGCAGCACTAGGAGGCATAATGCTGTTGCAAATACGTGA
- a CDS encoding FeoC-like transcriptional regulator, whose product MLLQIREYICREGIVSTQQLTREFRLDLPALQPMLDLWIGKGVIRKCQEKANCQSTCFKCRSSAPEYYQYLL is encoded by the coding sequence ATGCTGTTGCAAATACGTGAGTACATTTGCCGTGAAGGTATCGTGAGCACCCAACAATTGACTCGAGAGTTTCGTTTGGATCTTCCAGCATTACAACCTATGCTTGATTTATGGATTGGGAAGGGCGTCATCCGTAAATGCCAGGAAAAGGCAAATTGTCAAAGTACATGCTTTAAATGTCGTTCGAGTGCCCCTGAATACTATCAATATCTTTTATAG